Sequence from the Ooceraea biroi isolate clonal line C1 chromosome 5, Obir_v5.4, whole genome shotgun sequence genome:
cAATACATTGCGAATTTATTggtctttattttttactgcatttatatttttaccgACTGTTCTGTTCAGGAATTTTCTTCGGATCGAGTTATGTGGCGCGCAAATAGATTGTCTAGCTCTTTTTCCAAATTGGAATTTGTTTGACGACATCCATGTACAACGGCTTTTGCCCACTAGAGTAAATAAGATATACTGAGATagaatattttctcttctatAATATTTGCCCTTAGCTCAGCAGCTTTTTTTACTTGCCGGCAGAAATATTTTACCTTAAAGTATTCCTTCACTCTTTCATTTGTCCAACCAATGGGTGTACTCCTTTCGAGATCTCTCAAGTTGTACAATTTATCAGCCAATTTTACAAGTTTTGCTTCCCGGGACAAATGAGGAGCGTGTTGTACTTGCAATCGTTTACGTTCGGCTTTGGGCAATGTCTTATCATCAGTTACTTCTCGAACCACCTGACAAACTTCACGTCCAaattctctttctatttcctCAAATGTAGTGTCCGTGTCTTCCACGGTATCATGTAAAATCGCTGCTAGAATTACTATCGAGTCAAAAACCTTGCCTTCTTGAATCAAAATGTTTGCAACTCCTAAAAAGGACATTAAATCAGTTACACATGCTGCGCTGCAAACAAAGTTCCAAAAATCGCTTTCCTTTAcaatctcttttaatttagaataacTTTTCTgcttaaaagaaattttattagactgccacttttaaatttcataattttcagcATTACGTTTATGAAAGTGTCAAACAGCATACTATCAATAAGTTAAAAGATTATAATGCATATATCACTCATATTAAGATAATGCGTGATTGAACCTAGAGGATGGTTTATGTATGGTGTTTGATCAACatcttttcttctttgatTTCGATGTTTTTCTGCAGCAAAAttaacacattttattattagtgcTAGCAATTCATGTTCATTAGTCAAAGCAtccattttctttattttctgtgCTTCTTCtatattcttgaaa
This genomic interval carries:
- the LOC105281180 gene encoding guanosine-3',5'-bis(diphosphate) 3'-pyrophosphohydrolase MESH1 isoform X1, with the translated sequence MDALTNEHELLALIIKCVNFAAEKHRNQRRKDVDQTPYINHPLGVANILIQEGKVFDSIVILAAILHDTVEDTDTTFEEIEREFGREVCQVVREVTDDKTLPKAERKRLQVQHAPHLSREAKLVKLADKLYNLRDLERSTPIGWTNERVKEYFKYILFTLVGKSRCTWMSSNKFQFGKRARQSICAPHNSIRRKFLNRTVGKNINAVKNKDQ
- the LOC105281180 gene encoding guanosine-3',5'-bis(diphosphate) 3'-pyrophosphohydrolase MESH1 isoform X2, translated to MDALTNEHELLALIIKCVNFAAEKHRNQRRKDVDQTPYINHPLGVANILIQEGKVFDSIVILAAILHDTVEDTDTTFEEIEREFGREVCQVVREVTDDKTLPKAERKRLQVQHAPHLSREAKLVKLADKLYNLRDLERSTPIGWTNERVKEYFKWAKAVVHGCRQTNSNLEKELDNLFARHITRSEENS